The proteins below come from a single Longimicrobium sp. genomic window:
- a CDS encoding sensor histidine kinase, which produces MMTASPQARPTGGSPFMFERPPGAEPGSPARPPGNGGGPPLPKRRRTWSLRREIVIGYSALLLSALAVFGVATYLILRQSLARAGTQSLRETAAAAEQLILPPNIPRTAVEETRLPPAPGEVEALRRRSRLATGDVIQIFVARSGDVEKRALKSFAFIALILIPVTALAGAGVGYTIANRILQPLNRLVGATREIGIAGLGRRVEEPEHPTELRELSRSFNEMLARLQRAVETLRSFTADASHELRTPLTAIRGTAEVALARERTSDELRETLGEVMDETQQMLALVEDLLTLARGDQAVAPALERIDLAAVLRDVQDVGEALAMGKEVEVTLETPEDLAVMGSAGPLRRLFLNLVSNAVKFTERGTVAIAARRVDEPPPPPPVDEIQPPLPIPPAKRTVEVTVTDTGTGIAADALPRVFDRFYRADAARERSGGTGLGLAIARMIAEQHGGTITAASRPGRGSTFTVRLPAMEGEA; this is translated from the coding sequence ATGATGACGGCTTCGCCCCAGGCGCGCCCGACCGGCGGGTCACCCTTCATGTTCGAGAGGCCACCCGGCGCGGAACCCGGATCGCCCGCGCGCCCGCCGGGGAACGGCGGCGGGCCGCCCCTGCCGAAGCGGCGGCGGACGTGGTCGCTGCGGCGCGAGATCGTGATCGGCTACTCGGCGCTGCTGCTGAGCGCGCTCGCCGTGTTCGGAGTGGCGACGTACCTGATCCTGCGGCAGTCGCTCGCCCGCGCGGGCACGCAGTCGCTGCGCGAGACGGCGGCCGCGGCCGAGCAGCTCATCCTTCCCCCCAACATCCCCCGCACCGCGGTCGAGGAGACGCGGCTGCCCCCCGCGCCGGGCGAGGTGGAGGCGCTGCGCCGCCGCAGCCGCCTGGCCACGGGCGACGTGATCCAGATCTTCGTGGCCCGCAGCGGCGACGTGGAGAAGCGGGCGCTGAAGTCGTTCGCCTTCATCGCGCTGATCCTGATCCCTGTCACGGCGCTGGCGGGCGCGGGCGTGGGCTACACCATCGCCAACCGCATCCTGCAGCCGCTGAACCGGCTGGTGGGGGCGACGCGGGAGATCGGGATCGCGGGGCTGGGGCGGCGGGTGGAAGAGCCCGAGCACCCCACCGAGCTGCGCGAGCTGTCGCGCTCGTTCAACGAGATGCTGGCGCGCCTGCAGCGGGCGGTGGAAACGCTGCGCAGCTTCACCGCCGACGCCAGCCACGAGCTGCGCACGCCGCTGACCGCCATCCGGGGGACGGCGGAGGTGGCGCTGGCCCGCGAGCGCACCAGCGACGAGCTGCGCGAAACGCTGGGCGAGGTGATGGACGAGACGCAGCAGATGCTGGCGCTGGTGGAGGACCTGCTGACGCTCGCGCGCGGCGACCAGGCGGTGGCGCCCGCGCTGGAGCGCATCGACCTGGCCGCGGTGCTGCGCGACGTGCAGGACGTGGGCGAGGCGCTGGCGATGGGAAAGGAGGTGGAGGTGACGCTGGAGACGCCGGAGGACCTGGCGGTGATGGGCTCGGCCGGGCCGCTCCGCCGCCTCTTCCTGAACCTGGTCTCCAACGCGGTGAAGTTCACCGAGCGCGGCACCGTGGCCATCGCCGCGCGGAGGGTGGACGAGCCGCCCCCGCCGCCGCCGGTGGACGAGATCCAGCCGCCGCTCCCCATCCCCCCGGCGAAGCGCACGGTGGAGGTGACGGTGACGGACACGGGAACGGGGATCGCGGCCGACGCCCTGCCGCGCGTGTTCGACCGCTTCTACCGCGCCGACGCGGCGCGCGAGCGCAGCGGCGGCACCGGGCTGGGCCTGGCCATCGCGCGGATGATCGCGGAGCAGCACGGCGGCACCATCACCGCCGCGAGCCGGCCCGGCCGCGGCAGCACCTTCACCGTGCGCCTCCCGGCGATGGAGGGAGAGGCGTAG
- a CDS encoding response regulator transcription factor: MRILIVEDNPRIASFLQKGLREEGYVVDVAGDGDTAFDRATQQGFDAAVVDVMIPGRTGFELVRDLRAANIPLPVLLLTARDRTEDKVAGLDSGADDYLTKPFEFSELTARLRALLRRTGGTGAPATLRVGDLEMDPATRDVKRDGSHVELTPKEFALLEFLMRNADRPLSRATLMEHVWGIRFDPGTNIVDVCVNSLRNKLADRDRELIQTVRGVGYVVRNPGEPEMAE, translated from the coding sequence ATGCGAATCCTGATCGTCGAAGACAACCCCCGCATCGCCTCGTTCCTGCAGAAGGGGCTGCGCGAGGAGGGCTACGTGGTGGACGTGGCGGGCGACGGCGACACCGCGTTCGACCGCGCCACCCAGCAGGGCTTCGACGCCGCCGTGGTGGACGTGATGATCCCCGGCCGCACCGGCTTCGAGCTGGTGCGCGACCTGCGCGCCGCCAACATCCCCCTTCCCGTGCTGCTGCTGACCGCGCGCGACCGGACGGAGGACAAGGTGGCGGGGCTGGACTCGGGGGCCGACGACTACCTGACCAAGCCGTTCGAGTTCAGCGAGCTGACCGCGCGGCTGCGGGCGCTGCTGCGGCGGACGGGGGGGACGGGCGCGCCGGCGACGCTGCGCGTGGGCGACCTGGAGATGGACCCGGCGACGCGGGACGTGAAGCGCGACGGGTCGCACGTGGAGCTCACCCCCAAGGAGTTCGCGCTGCTGGAGTTCCTGATGCGCAACGCCGACCGCCCGCTCTCGCGCGCCACGCTGATGGAGCACGTGTGGGGGATCCGCTTCGACCCCGGCACCAACATCGTGGACGTGTGCGTGAACTCGCTGCGCAACAAGCTGGCGGACCGCGACCGCGAGCTGATCCAGACGGTGCGCGGCGTGGGCTACGTGGTGCGCAACCCCGGAGAGCCGGAGATGGCGGAATGA